The Lutibacter profundi region CCAACAAAAGAAATTATTATTAATGGTATAAAATGGATTTACTATTCTGGTGGAAAAGGTGCTAAAACCATTCTTTTTTCACATGGAATGGGTGGTGCTTATGATTTATGGTGGCAACAAGTAGCCGAATTTGAAAAAGATTACAATGTAATAACCTATACCCTTCCCGAAGAAATTAATACACTTGAAAAAGCATCAAATGGTATTTTAAAAATTTTAGAAACTGAAAACATTAACCATTTTTATGCCGTTGGAACTTCCATGGGTGGCTACATTACACAGTATTTAGTATCCATTATTCCTGAACGTATAGAAAAAGCAGTTTTTGGAAATACATTTCCTCCAAATAACTTAATAGCGAAAGAAAATGCAACAAAAAGTAAGGTAATACCTTATTTGCCTGAAATATTAATAGCTAAATTAGCAACAGAAAAAATAAATAATGAGCTAGTTCCTGCTGCAAAAAACAATGAATTATTAAAAGCTTTTTTACCAAGTTTGCCCTTTAGTAAAAAACAATTTATGAATAGATATTATGTTGTTATTGATAATTTTACAGCTTCTCCATCTAATTATAGTGTTAAACGTATTCCTAAATTAATTATTGAATCTGATAACGATCCACTTATTCAACCTGAATTACGCAAAAAAATAAAAGAGCTCTATAAGGATGCTGACGTATATACTTTTCATAATGAAGGACATTTCCCATATATAAATGCATCTGAAGAATTTAATAACGTATTACGTAATTTTTTAAACAAAAAAAATGAATTTTTAGCGATAGAAAAAACAATAACCAATTATTTTGAAGGAAGAAAAAATGCAAATATAAAACAATTGCAAAGTGCCTTTTCTACGAATGCCAGTTTATATACCAGTTTAAATGGTAACGAAATAGTAATTCCTTTAACGGCGTATTTAAACAAAGTTAAAACAGATGGATTTCAAGAAGTTAAAACCGTAATATTAGATGGAGACATCACGGGTAGTATTGCAAATTTTAAGACTAAATTTGTATATTCTAAAAAATCTTATACAGACTATTTAATACTTTTAAGTACCCAAAATGGGTGGAAAATTAGTAGTAAAACGTTTACACAAACCAATTAATGAAGCATTTTTATACCTTTTTAACAAAGTTTGCTACAAAACGAAATATTAGTATAGGATTATTTTTAATTGTTCTATTTAATGTTATTTTACTCCCTAAGTTTCCTGAATTAATTTCAGCTATAGAAATTGACATAAAATCCATTTTAGACTTAAAATTTTCATATTCAACAGATGTAGCTTATACTTTATTTGAAAATCTTGGAGAGCAAGGAAGAAATGCCTATAAATTATCTGAACTATTTATTGATTTTCCGTATGCAATTATTTATGGTTTTACATATGCATTTATTATTTTAACATTATTTAAAATTAATAATTTAGAAAGGTTTAATATAGTAAGCTTAACGCCTTTTTTAATTAGTTGGTTTGATATTTTAGAAAATACTGGAATTATAGTAATGCTTTCAAAATATCCAACAAAACTCAATACTATTTGTTCATTAACATCTACTTTTACGTCATTAAAATGGATTTTTGCAGTAATTACATTTGTAATAGTTTTAACAAGCCTAATCTATTTAATTATATTAAAATCTAAACTAAGAATAAAGAATTGAAAACAGCTGTTGTTATTTTAAACTGGAATGGTAAACAATTATTGGAAAAATTTATTCCTTCAATTGTAAAATACAGCAATTTGCCTAATGTAGAAATAGTTATTGCAGACAATGCCTCTACAGATGATTCTATAAAATTTATTGAAGAAAATTACCCTGAAATTAAAATTGTAAAAAACAACAATAATGGCGGCTATGCCAAAGGGTATAATGATGCTTTACAACATGTGAATGCAGATGTTTTTGCTTTGGTAAATTCAGACATTGAAGTTACTAAAAACTGGTTAAATTCAATTATTACTACTTTTAAAAATGAACCTAAAACAGCTATTATTCAACCTAAAATATTAGATTATAAAGATAAATCTAAGTTTGAATATGCCGGTGCAGCAGGCGGATTTATAGATAAATTTGGATATCCATATTGCAGAGGAAGAATTTTCTCAGATCTAGAGACAGATAACAAACAATATGATGACATTATTGATATATTTTGGGCGTCTGGAGCTTGCTTTTTTATTCGTTCTGAAGTTTTTCATGAGTTAAAAGGTTTTGATGAAGATTATTTTGCACATCAAGAAGAGATAGACTTGTGTTGGCGAGCAAAAAACATTCAAAAAACTATTAAATATGTTGGTAGTTCAACCGTATATCACGTTGGAGGAGCTACTTTGAAGGAAGAAAGCCCGCATAAAACTTTTTTAAATTTTAGAAATAGTCTATTCTCACTTGTGAAAAATGTACCGAAAGACAACCTGTTTTTAATCATTTTTTCACGATTACTACTTGATGGCATTGCAGGTGTTAAATTTTTAATTGAGTTACGTCCTAAACATACCATTGCAATAATTAAAGCACATTTTAGCTTTTACTTTTATTTAACTAAAATGATAGCAAAAAGAAAAGGGTTTCAACAAACTAATTATTATGCAATTAGAAGTATTGTTTGGAAGTACTTTGTACAAAGAAAAAA contains the following coding sequences:
- a CDS encoding alpha/beta fold hydrolase encodes the protein MKKSYFKKIVAVLLLIIVGVFLIPAPKTNFFSIYTTNDKPAIDLKKFQEKPTKEIIINGIKWIYYSGGKGAKTILFSHGMGGAYDLWWQQVAEFEKDYNVITYTLPEEINTLEKASNGILKILETENINHFYAVGTSMGGYITQYLVSIIPERIEKAVFGNTFPPNNLIAKENATKSKVIPYLPEILIAKLATEKINNELVPAAKNNELLKAFLPSLPFSKKQFMNRYYVVIDNFTASPSNYSVKRIPKLIIESDNDPLIQPELRKKIKELYKDADVYTFHNEGHFPYINASEEFNNVLRNFLNKKNEFLAIEKTITNYFEGRKNANIKQLQSAFSTNASLYTSLNGNEIVIPLTAYLNKVKTDGFQEVKTVILDGDITGSIANFKTKFVYSKKSYTDYLILLSTQNGWKISSKTFTQTN
- a CDS encoding glycosyltransferase family 2 protein, translating into MKTAVVILNWNGKQLLEKFIPSIVKYSNLPNVEIVIADNASTDDSIKFIEENYPEIKIVKNNNNGGYAKGYNDALQHVNADVFALVNSDIEVTKNWLNSIITTFKNEPKTAIIQPKILDYKDKSKFEYAGAAGGFIDKFGYPYCRGRIFSDLETDNKQYDDIIDIFWASGACFFIRSEVFHELKGFDEDYFAHQEEIDLCWRAKNIQKTIKYVGSSTVYHVGGATLKEESPHKTFLNFRNSLFSLVKNVPKDNLFLIIFSRLLLDGIAGVKFLIELRPKHTIAIIKAHFSFYFYLTKMIAKRKGFQQTNYYAIRSIVWKYFVQRKKTFKDL